In Phycisphaerae bacterium, the genomic stretch ATACTATTGTGGTCTCCGTATGCATGCTTGAACACCACACGCAGCTACGGCCAATGCCACTGCGAAGGCGACACCAATTCCCGCAAGAGGGTTACTCAGCCCACACAAACAGCGTAAAACGAGAACACATGCGACGACTCCCGACGCTGCTAGCACAGGGTACACAGCTGCGCGATAAAAATCTGATTGGCGAATAGGTGAACCACAACTAGCATATCTGAATAAGAGGGGGCTAACGATCAATGAGCTTGTTATCGCATATGCGCCCGCCACGCCCTTTGGGCCAAAGGGCAGCCCAAATAGAAACGACGCCACCAATGGACCCGCAGCAATAAGTGACATGCGCAGACACCGCTCACCCTGGCCTGATGAAACAAGGACCCAATACGCAGTATTGTACATAACCTGAGCAGGAGCGCAAAGGCCCAAAATGAGGAAGATCGGCGTTGCGGCTGTCCATTGTGGGCCCAGAAAGAGCCTCACAACCCAATCTGATGTCACCAGAAGGCCGCCAATGAGAGGTATCGTCGCCCAGGCCAGTATCGAAACGACGCGACGAAAGGCAGCTCGATATCGATTGGGCTCGGCGCGCAATCGGCTGAGCATAGGAATGGTCACGGACTCGATGGGCAAATTGAACTGGGCAATTGGGAGAGTCAGGAGGGAATATGCCTTTGAGTATAGCCCCAGAGGTGCCGCTCCCCACCACCAGCCGATGAGAAACTGATCTGCCTGTCGCGCGAGGTAGTTGATGGCGTTGTACCCGGCGAGATGCCCTCCAAAAAGAACTAGTTTACCAATGCCGGTCGACCGACGAGGC encodes the following:
- a CDS encoding lipopolysaccharide biosynthesis protein; the protein is MIRMASTAVLARLLTPADFGLVAMGTVVTGFVDVFRDGGLSTATVQHERLTHAHVSTLFWLNVVFGAVVMSIIAGLAPILAWFYGEPRLVPLVLALAAMSLLGGFGIQHMALLRRQMRFGAVAAIELSAMTVGASIASAMAWAGYSYWSLVAMTAANLITAIALAWLTSGWIPGVPRRSTGIGKLVLFGGHLAGYNAINYLARQADQFLIGWWWGAAPLGLYSKAYSLLTLPIAQFNLPIESVTIPMLSRLRAEPNRYRAAFRRVVSILAWATIPLIGGLLVTSDWVVRLFLGPQWTAATPIFLILGLCAPAQVMYNTAYWVLVSSGQGERCLRMSLIAAGPLVASFLFGLPFGPKGVAGAYAITSSLIVSPLLFRYASCGSPIRQSDFYRAAVYPVLAASGVVACVLVLRCLCGLSNPLAGIGVAFAVALAVAACGVQACIRRPQ